In Amblyraja radiata isolate CabotCenter1 chromosome 38, sAmbRad1.1.pri, whole genome shotgun sequence, a genomic segment contains:
- the LOC116966756 gene encoding leukocyte antigen CD37-like — MAAKGCIVLTKYFLFVFNLFFFFLGGVMLGFGLWILFDKTSFISVLETAVVPLRLFSYVFSALGIFTMMMGFLGCIGSLKEVKCMLGIYFTLLVLLMASQITIGVLVYTQRNMIEKKLGLSVKELIESYSQLDKHLPDHEESWDYIQIKFSCCGWNNSLEWMKNPLVGRNVSGVLPFTYPCSCYNSFPENSTQFNMTDDVGICSAPFNPLTAKLQGCKKMVFQWIKENIISIMVTCISINVVELLGMSLSMLLCRNIDPDYDKLIRFQ; from the exons ATGGCTGCAAAGGGTTGTATTGTTCTCACAAAGTACTTCTTGTTTGTCTTCAACCTCTTTTTCTTT TTCCTGGGAGGTGTGATGTTGGGGTTCGGCCTGTGGATTCTGTTTGACAAAACGAGCTTCATCTCGGTTCTGG AGACTGCCGTGGTACCGTTGCGCCTGTTCTCCTACGTGTTCTCGGCGCTGGGCATCTTCACCATGATGATGGGATTCCTGGGCTGCATCGGTTCCCTGAAGGAGGTCAAGTGCATGCTGGGGATC TACTTCACCTTGCTCGTGCTCCTGATGGCCTCCCAGATCACGATCGGAGTCCTGGTGTACACCCAGAGGAACATG atcgagaagAAGCTGGGCCTGTCGGTGAAGGAGCTGATTGAATCTTACAGCCAGCTGGACAAACATTTGCCCGACCACGAGGAGAGTTGGGATTACATCCAAATCAAG TTCTCTTGCTGTGGTTGGAACAACTCCCTGGAGTGGATGAAGAATCCTCTCGTCGGGAGGAATGTGTCGGGGGTCCTGCCGTTCACCTACCCCTGCTCCTGCTACAACTCCTTCCCTGAGAATTCCACCCAGTTCAACATGACCGACGACGTCGGGATCTGCTCAGCCCCCTTCAACCCACTAACAGCAAAGCTACAG GGCTGCAAGAAAATGGTGTTCCAGTGGATAAAGGAAAACATCATCAGCATTATGGTGACCTGCATCAGCATCAATGTGGTGGAG CTCCTTGGGATGTCCCTATCGATGTTATTGTGTAGGAACATCGACCCAGACTACGACAAACTCATCCGCTTTCAGTAA